One Artemia franciscana chromosome 7, ASM3288406v1, whole genome shotgun sequence DNA segment encodes these proteins:
- the LOC136029060 gene encoding histone H4: MTGRGKGGKGLGKGGAKRHRKVLRDNIQGITKPAIRRLARRGGVKRISGLIYEETRGVLKVFLENVIRDAVTYTEHAKRKTVTAMDVVYALKRQGRTLYGFGG, translated from the coding sequence ATGACAGGAAGAGGAAAAGGAGGAAAGGGGCTTGGAAAAGGAGGCGCAAAACGTCATCGCAAAGTTCTTCGTGACAATATCCAGGGTATTACAAAGCCAGCTATCAGAAGACTGGCTCGCCGCGGTggtgtaaaacgtatatctggcctaatttacgaggaaaccagaggtgttcttaaagtttttctcGAAAATGTTATTCGTGATGCTGTCACCTACACAGAACATGCCAAGAGAAAGACAGTAACTGCAATGGATGTAGTCTACGCTCTGAAGCGTCAAGGTCGTACATTGTATGGCTTTGGTGGTTAA
- the LOC136029056 gene encoding histone H1-delta-like: MKNGACIRYLVALVTVTEKSREELKMSEIEAEVTPASVESQSMATPAKKEKKAKAPKPAKAAKPKGDKKVKAPANHPKYTEMITKSIADLKERGGSSRQAILKYIMANFQVGNDAKVVNMHLKQALKRCLANGIVINPKGTGVTGSFKLAKPVKAENSKAVKPAKPKANKTSVKKTTKPIAVKKSTSAKKATKPMAGSKKPVKVFKKPTVAKKAVAAKKSTPKKGPSVKKAPAKKVASKKSVAKKPAKK, translated from the coding sequence ATGAAAAATGGAGCATGTATTCGATATTTAGTCGCACTAGTGACAGTGACAGAGAAAAGTagagaagaattgaaaatgtctgaaatTGAAGCTGAAGTGACACCAGCATCTGTAGAATCCCAGAGCATGGCTACACCAgccaagaaggaaaagaaagcaaaggCTCCAAAACCAGCTAAGGCTGCAAAACCTAAAGGGGATAAAAAGGTCAAGGCACCAGCAAACCACCCAAAATACACGGAAATGATCACCAAATCCATTGCTGACCTGAAAGAACGTGGGGGATCTAGCCGTCAGGCcattctcaaatacataatgGCCAATTTCCAGGTTGGTAATGATGCCAAAGTTGTGAATATGCATCTTAAGCAAGCTTTGAAGCGTTGCCTTGCAAATGGAATTGTTATAAATCCCAAAGGTACTGGCGTAACTGGTTCTTTCAAGCTTGCAAAGCCTGTCAAGGCCGAAAATTCCAAGGCTGTAAAGCCTGCCAAGCCCAAAGCTAACAAAACTTCAGTCAAGAAAACAACCAAACCTATTGCAGTGAAAAAGTCAACTTCAGCCAAAAAGGCTACCAAGCCAATGGCTGGTAGCAAGAAACCTGTAAAGGTTTTCAAGAAACCCACTGTTGCCAAAAAAGCAGTAGCAGCAAAGAAATCGACACCCAAGAAGGGGCCGTCAGTCAAGAAAGCTCCCGCCAAGAAAGTAGCATCTAAAAAGTCAGTAGCTAAGAAACCAGCTAAAAAGTAA
- the LOC136029644 gene encoding histone H3, with protein sequence MARTKQTARKSTGGKAPRKQLATKAARKSAPATGGVKKPHRYRPGTVALREIRRYQKSTELLIRKLPFQRLVREIAQDFKTDLRFQSSAVMALQEASEAYLVGLFEDTNLCAIHAKRVTIMPKDIQLARRIRGERA encoded by the coding sequence ATGGCTAGGACGAAACAAACTGCGAGAAAATCAACGGGCGGAAAGGCACCTAGAAAGCAGCttgcgaccaaggcagcacgtaagtcggctcctgctaccggAGGGGTAaaaaaaccacacagatacaggcccggaaccgtagccctgagagaaattcgtcgctatcaaaagagtaccgaactcttaataaggaaattgccctttcagagacttgtgcgagagattgcccaggatttcaaaactgacttgagGTTCCAGAGTTCGGCTGTGATGGCACTACAAGAAGCCAGCGAGGCCTATTTAGTTGGACTTTTTGAGGATACCAACTTGTGTGCTATTCACGCCAAGAGGGTGACCATCATGCCCAAAGATATTCAACTTGCCCGTCGAATCCGTGGCGAGAGAGCTTAA
- the LOC136029057 gene encoding histone H2B, translated as MAPKTSGKAAKKAGKAQKNISKTDKKRKRKRKESYAIYIYKVLKQVHPDTGVSSKAMSIMNSFVNDIFERIAAEASRLAHYNKRSTITSREVQTAVRLLLPGELAKHAVSEGTKAVTKYTSSK; from the coding sequence ATGGCTCCAAAAACTTCAGGAAAAGCAGCAAAGAAAGCTGGTAAGGCGCAGAAAAATATCAGTAAAACTGATAAGAAAAGGAAACGAAAGAGGAAGGAAAGCTACGCCATTTACATTTACAAAGTTCTCAAGCAAGTGCATCCCGACACTGGTGTTTCTAGCAAGGCAATGAGCATCATGAATAGCTTTGTCAATGATATCTTTGAAAGGATTGCTGCGGAAGCCTCTCGTCTAGCTCACTACAACAAGAGGTCCACCATCACTAGCAGAGAGGTTCAAACTGCTGTGAGGCTGCTCCTACCCGGAGAACTTGCCAAGCACGCTGTTAGTGAAGGCACTAAAGCTGTAACAAAGTACACAAGCTCCAAATAA
- the LOC136029645 gene encoding histone H2A produces the protein MSGRGKGGKVKGKAKSRSNRAGLQFPVGRIHRLLRKGNYAERVGAGAPVYLAAVMEYLAAEVLELAGNAARDNKKTRIIPRHLQLAIRNDEELNKLLSGVTIAQGGVLPNIQAVLLPKKTEKPAKA, from the coding sequence ATGTCAGGAAGAGGAAAAGGTGGAAAAGTGAAGGGAAAGGCAAAGTCCCGTTCAAACAGGGCAGGTCTCCAATTCCCAGTGGGAAGGATCCACCGTCTTCTAAGAAAGGGCAACTATGCGGAGCGAGTTGGTGCAGGGGCACCCGTTTACCTTGCAGCGGTGATGGAGTATTTGGCTGCCGAGGTCCTTGAGCTTGCTGGTAATGCTGCAcgagataacaaaaaaactcgTATCATTCCTCGTCACCTTCAGCTAGCCATTAGAAACGATGAAGAACTGAACAAGCTACTGTCGGGGGTTACCATTGCCCAAGGAGGCGTTTTGCCCAATATTCAAGCAGTCCTTCTACCAAAGAAGACTGAAAAACCGGCAAAGGCCTAA
- the LOC136029061 gene encoding histone H1-delta-like translates to MKNGACIRYLVALVTVTEKSREELKMSEIEAEVTPASVESQSMATPAKKEKKAKAPKPAKAAKPKGDKKVKAPANHPKYTEMITKSIADLKERGGSSRQAILKYIMANFQVGNDAKVVNMHLKQALKRCLANGIVINPKGTGVTGSFKLAKPVKAENSKAVKPAKPKAKKTSVKKTTKPIAVKKSTSAKKATKPMAGSKKPVKVFKKPTVAKKAVAAKKSTPKKGPSVKKAPAKKVASKKSVAKKPAKK, encoded by the coding sequence ATGAAAAATGGAGCATGTATTCGATATTTAGTCGCACTAGTGACAGTGACAGAGAAAAGTagagaagaattgaaaatgtctgaaatTGAAGCTGAAGTGACACCAGCATCTGTAGAATCCCAGAGCATGGCTACACCAgccaagaaggaaaagaaagcaaaggCTCCAAAACCAGCTAAGGCTGCAAAACCCAAAGGGGATAAAAAGGTCAAGGCACCAGCAAACCACCCAAAATACACGGAAATGATCACCAAATCCATTGCTGACCTGAAAGAACGTGGGGGATCTAGCCGTCAGGCcattctcaaatacataatgGCCAATTTCCAGGTTGGTAATGATGCCAAAGTTGTGAATATGCATCTTAAGCAAGCTTTGAAGCGTTGCCTTGCAAATGGAATTGTTATAAATCCCAAAGGTACTGGCGTAACTGGTTCTTTCAAGCTTGCAAAGCCTGTCAAGGCCGAAAATTCCAAGGCTGTAAAGCCTGCCAAGCCCAAAGCTAAGAAAACTTCAGTCAAGAAAACAACCAAACCTATTGCAGTGAAAAAGTCAACTTCAGCCAAAAAGGCTACCAAGCCAATGGCTGGTAGCAAGAAACCTGTAAAGGTTTTCAAGAAACCCACTGTTGCCAAAAAAGCAGTAGCAGCAAAGAAATCGACACCCAAGAAGGGGCCGTCAGTCAAGAAAGCTCCCGCCAAGAAAGTAGCATCTAAAAAGTCAGTAGCTAAGAAACCAGCTAAAAAGTAA